From ANME-2 cluster archaeon, one genomic window encodes:
- a CDS encoding chorismate mutase, which yields MKKLSEIRIEIENIDIEIIRLIGNRTNLAKDVLEAKKHEDLPINDENQNQAVMERVANIATECGLDSGEVKKIFGILIKMSIERQHELSGEGNLP from the coding sequence ATGAAAAAACTTTCCGAAATTAGAATAGAGATTGAAAACATCGACATAGAGATTATCAGGTTAATAGGGAACAGGACTAACCTGGCAAAGGATGTACTTGAAGCAAAGAAACATGAAGATCTTCCTATCAATGATGAGAACCAGAATCAGGCAGTCATGGAAAGGGTTGCAAATATCGCCACCGAATGTGGCCTTGATTCAGGTGAGGTTAAAAAAATCTTTGGAATACTTATTAAGATGAGTATTGAGCGCCAGCATGAGCTTAGTGGAGAAGGCAACCTACCATAA
- a CDS encoding ribulose 1,5-bisphosphate carboxylase: MDVVTKYYVETDLPIKEAAGAIAAEQSTGTWTEVSTLKEGDPAHRLDGRVLKAEGTTVEIGFPVELFEPGNIPQYLSVIAGNLFGLGALKNIRLVDVEFPDELLKAHSGPRYGIKEARNILGVHDRPLVGTIIKPKVGLDPKQTAQVAYNAAMGGLDLIKDDETLTNQQFCPLEERLAKVMDMLDKAENQTGQKVFYAVNVTTGAAQIVDRAQKAVELGANMVMVDVLTSGFDALQELSANIDVPIHVHRTMHGAITRNKKHGISMLVISKLVRMAGGTNLHTGSYHGKMDIDTTENDRCRDALRGEWSGLKGVFPVASGGLSPLNVAPNLDGYGTDCIVQAGGGVHGHPEGTTSGARAMRQAVDAWVEGTSISEYAKNHPELEKAIKKWG, encoded by the coding sequence ATGGATGTAGTAACAAAATATTATGTTGAAACAGACCTGCCCATTAAAGAAGCAGCAGGTGCCATTGCAGCCGAGCAGTCGACTGGCACGTGGACAGAGGTCAGCACCTTAAAGGAAGGTGACCCTGCACACCGGCTGGATGGAAGGGTACTGAAAGCTGAAGGTACCACAGTGGAGATCGGATTCCCTGTGGAACTGTTCGAACCCGGCAATATACCACAGTACCTCTCTGTCATTGCAGGTAACTTGTTCGGCCTGGGTGCATTAAAGAATATCAGGCTTGTTGATGTGGAATTTCCAGACGAACTGCTAAAGGCACATTCAGGGCCGCGTTATGGTATCAAGGAAGCCCGCAACATCCTGGGCGTGCATGACCGTCCCCTGGTAGGTACGATCATAAAACCAAAGGTTGGCCTGGACCCAAAGCAAACGGCACAGGTGGCATATAACGCTGCAATGGGCGGTCTTGACCTGATAAAGGATGATGAGACCCTGACAAACCAGCAGTTCTGTCCACTGGAGGAAAGGCTGGCAAAGGTCATGGATATGCTCGACAAAGCAGAAAACCAGACTGGGCAGAAAGTGTTCTATGCAGTCAACGTGACCACAGGGGCAGCGCAGATAGTGGACCGGGCACAAAAGGCAGTGGAACTGGGTGCCAATATGGTCATGGTGGACGTGCTGACATCAGGATTTGATGCATTGCAGGAACTGTCTGCCAATATTGATGTACCGATCCATGTGCACAGGACCATGCACGGTGCCATTACCCGTAACAAGAAGCACGGAATTTCCATGCTGGTAATATCAAAGCTGGTCAGGATGGCAGGCGGTACCAATCTTCATACCGGAAGCTACCATGGTAAGATGGATATTGATACTACAGAGAACGACCGCTGCCGGGATGCCCTCAGGGGTGAGTGGTCAGGTCTTAAAGGTGTATTTCCGGTTGCCTCGGGCGGCTTGAGCCCTTTGAACGTGGCACCAAACCTGGACGGCTACGGTACGGACTGTATTGTACAGGCAGGCGGCGGCGTACACGGACACCCGGAAGGTACTACCTCCGGTGCCAGAGCCATGCGCCAGGCAGTGGATGCATGGGTGGAAGGAACGTCTATTAGCGAATATGCCAAAAACCACCCTGAACTTGAAAAGGCGATTAAAAAATGGGGCTGA
- a CDS encoding DUF1016 domain-containing protein, translating to MKNRICQSQYEALKAVNVELIQLYWDIGKSILEKQQQTGWGKSVVENLAKDLQAEFPNVSGFSATNLWYMSQFYMEYQGNEILQPLVGEISWTKHILIISKCKDIQERRFYIIATKKFGWTKKVLIHQIENKSFEKYLLNQTNFDQTVPYTIKNQAKLAVKDHYTFDFMELADEHSERQLEHALIKNIQNFLCEMGYSFAFLGNQFRLTVDDEDFFIDLLLFHRELQCLVAIELKIGDFKPEYKGKMEFYLNLLNDTVKLPTENDAIGIIICKNKKRTIVEYALKTSVHPIGVSTYSISPALPESYKNILPDGKTIAQKLQTFDLDRGDEEVRTDEN from the coding sequence ATTAAAAACAGAATCTGCCAGTCGCAATATGAAGCACTAAAGGCAGTCAATGTAGAGTTAATTCAACTGTACTGGGATATAGGAAAGTCAATTCTAGAAAAGCAACAGCAAACCGGGTGGGGGAAATCTGTGGTAGAAAATCTTGCAAAAGACCTTCAGGCAGAGTTTCCCAACGTTAGTGGATTTTCAGCTACAAATCTATGGTATATGTCCCAATTCTACATGGAATATCAGGGCAATGAAATTCTCCAACCACTGGTTGGAGAAATAAGCTGGACAAAACATATTCTAATAATAAGCAAATGTAAAGACATACAGGAGCGCCGATTTTATATCATAGCTACAAAAAAATTCGGCTGGACCAAGAAAGTGCTTATTCATCAAATTGAAAACAAATCATTTGAAAAGTATCTGCTCAATCAAACCAATTTCGACCAGACTGTGCCGTACACCATTAAGAACCAGGCGAAACTGGCAGTGAAAGACCATTATACATTTGATTTTATGGAACTGGCTGATGAACACTCCGAACGCCAGCTTGAGCATGCCCTTATAAAAAACATCCAGAACTTCCTTTGTGAGATGGGGTACAGTTTTGCGTTTCTGGGCAATCAGTTCAGGTTGACTGTTGATGATGAAGATTTTTTTATTGACCTGTTGCTTTTCCACCGCGAGCTGCAATGCCTTGTGGCCATAGAGCTTAAGATAGGTGATTTCAAACCCGAATACAAGGGTAAAATGGAGTTTTATCTTAATCTGCTGAATGACACTGTGAAATTACCTACGGAAAACGACGCTATTGGCATTATTATCTGCAAAAATAAAAAGCGCACAATTGTGGAATACGCCCTGAAGACATCAGTTCATCCCATCGGTGTATCTACGTATAGCATCAGCCCCGCCCTGCCTGAGAGTTATAAGAACATCTTGCCTGATGGGAAAACTATCGCCCAAAAATTGCAGACTTTTGATTTGGATAGGGGTGATGAAGAGGTGCGGACAGATGAGAATTGA
- a CDS encoding carboxypeptidase regulatory-like domain-containing protein, whose translation MSKANRPLIQNEHGMELPINIVVMLVVGMVALAALLAIIPESKKNLIVEVVSVNAMDGITGDIDNGKSTNVTVVVKVYDSDNNLINGASVIISGGGGFGSDKTDATGQATVTVSNVFIRLNQDSIDLKLVAKANGFYDYTDESAILIT comes from the coding sequence ATGAGTAAAGCTAATAGGCCTTTAATTCAAAACGAACATGGTATGGAACTACCTATCAATATCGTGGTTATGTTGGTAGTAGGAATGGTTGCCCTGGCCGCCCTCCTGGCTATTATTCCTGAGTCAAAAAAAAATCTGATAGTAGAAGTGGTATCGGTCAATGCTATGGATGGTATCACCGGTGATATCGACAATGGTAAAAGCACTAATGTGACAGTTGTTGTAAAAGTGTATGACAGTGACAATAACCTGATAAATGGGGCTAGTGTAATAATATCAGGCGGAGGCGGTTTTGGTTCTGACAAGACAGATGCAACAGGACAGGCTACTGTTACTGTATCTAATGTTTTCATACGTCTGAACCAGGACTCCATAGACCTTAAACTGGTAGCAAAAGCCAATGGTTTTTATGATTACACAGATGAATCTGCAATATTGATCACTTAG
- a CDS encoding nucleotidyltransferase, which produces MRRKTATMGHLRTVTYEEGQWELLEDLRQMAAGVMYSLQNAGFESFVYGSLARGDVSQGSDIDIIIPGVVRSFMVELALDEHGITGRKLVQATPGGLAKAHIYLPGNTMVTFPLVEPTVRELDFYAFGGQLGPDGLEDVVNNRVPGVDKQLMLIEPMPEGHVETPLSDLPPGSVARKMGVGQDIVEERIRVLNRRAKVGVTGVYLDRLLGPDEGFEAVLEEIAARDSLVRRRVRRR; this is translated from the coding sequence ATGCGCCGTAAGACCGCAACCATGGGACATCTAAGAACTGTCACTTATGAGGAAGGGCAGTGGGAACTGCTGGAAGATCTCAGGCAAATGGCGGCCGGTGTGATGTATTCCCTGCAGAATGCGGGATTTGAAAGCTTTGTATACGGCAGTCTTGCCAGGGGTGATGTGTCACAAGGCAGCGATATCGATATCATTATTCCGGGGGTTGTCAGGTCGTTCATGGTGGAACTGGCGCTGGATGAACATGGCATCACTGGCAGGAAGCTGGTACAGGCCACGCCGGGTGGGCTTGCCAAGGCCCATATCTACCTGCCAGGAAATACTATGGTCACGTTCCCGCTGGTTGAGCCCACTGTTAGGGAACTGGATTTTTATGCTTTTGGTGGACAACTGGGGCCGGATGGGCTGGAAGATGTGGTCAATAATCGTGTTCCTGGTGTGGATAAACAACTGATGTTGATTGAACCGATGCCGGAGGGGCATGTTGAAACGCCCCTGTCAGACCTGCCGCCTGGTTCGGTAGCCAGGAAGATGGGGGTGGGACAGGATATTGTTGAGGAGAGGATCAGGGTATTGAACAGGCGGGCGAAGGTAGGTGTTACTGGGGTGTATCTTGACAGGCTGCTGGGGCCGGATGAGGGGTTTGAGGCTGTGCTTGAGGAGATCGCGGCAAGGGATTCGCTGGTTAGGCGAAGGGTGAGGAGGAGATGA
- a CDS encoding shikimate kinase, translating into MTMTGYASAPGAGTIINAIATWKGSAFGIDLKTNAKVRLNDDDKITGIIKEGGNPGLIERCVELVFERFGYQGGATVTTSSEIPIASGLKSSSAAANAAVLSALDAIDESMEPIDAALIGVQAAKDAGVTITGAFDDAAASMLGGVVVTDNRSSTLILTEELDSEVMIYVPRTQAYSSQTDVGRSRLIAPWVDMAYELCIKGEYRKAMTLNGFLYCSALGFDPEPMMMALETGIEGVSLSGTGPAYTALANGEQAGELADAWSALDGKVIRTKINNSGAKIQR; encoded by the coding sequence ATGACCATGACAGGATATGCCAGTGCCCCAGGCGCAGGTACGATAATTAATGCCATAGCTACCTGGAAAGGTTCAGCCTTCGGAATAGACTTAAAGACAAATGCAAAAGTCCGGCTAAATGATGATGATAAGATCACCGGGATCATTAAAGAAGGAGGTAACCCCGGACTTATCGAAAGATGCGTCGAACTGGTGTTTGAGCGTTTTGGTTACCAGGGCGGTGCCACAGTAACAACTTCAAGCGAGATACCTATTGCGTCGGGCCTCAAAAGCAGCAGTGCAGCTGCCAATGCTGCGGTACTATCAGCCCTGGATGCCATCGATGAAAGTATGGAACCCATAGATGCCGCCCTTATCGGTGTACAGGCTGCAAAGGATGCAGGGGTCACCATTACCGGTGCTTTTGATGATGCAGCAGCATCGATGCTGGGCGGTGTTGTGGTCACAGACAACAGGTCGTCAACCTTGATATTAACGGAAGAACTGGATTCTGAAGTAATGATCTATGTACCCCGGACACAGGCATACAGCTCACAGACAGATGTAGGGCGCTCAAGGCTGATCGCTCCCTGGGTGGATATGGCATACGAACTCTGCATCAAGGGCGAATATAGAAAGGCTATGACCTTAAACGGTTTCTTGTACTGCAGTGCACTGGGATTTGACCCTGAACCCATGATGATGGCACTGGAAACAGGCATTGAAGGTGTGAGTCTGTCAGGCACCGGTCCTGCATATACTGCATTGGCGAACGGGGAACAGGCTGGCGAACTGGCAGATGCCTGGTCGGCACTGGATGGAAAGGTTATAAGGACAAAGATAAATAATAGTGGTGCAAAGATACAAAGGTAG
- a CDS encoding type II toxin-antitoxin system VapC family toxin — MILVDTDVLIEIFDRNSEKGDKALKKIEKTGEDITTTSLNLHEILYGLYKYTDRAKLERILVLDVVEFTKDDAVLSSKLEVETEKKGKKVPRFDTMIAAVAINRGFKLFTFNRKHFEGFGDLTLV, encoded by the coding sequence TTGATCCTTGTGGATACCGATGTCCTTATCGAGATATTTGACAGGAATTCGGAAAAAGGTGATAAGGCACTGAAGAAGATAGAGAAGACTGGAGAAGATATCACCACTACCTCTTTGAATCTGCATGAGATCCTGTACGGTCTGTATAAATATACCGACCGTGCAAAACTCGAAAGGATACTGGTGCTTGATGTTGTTGAGTTCACAAAGGATGATGCAGTTCTTTCCTCAAAACTCGAAGTCGAAACAGAGAAGAAGGGGAAAAAGGTTCCCAGGTTTGATACCATGATTGCGGCGGTTGCCATTAATAGGGGATTTAAGTTGTTTACTTTTAACAGGAAGCACTTTGAGGGATTTGGGGATTTGACGCTGGTTTGA
- a CDS encoding molybdopterin synthase, translated as MKIISVTGYKKSGKTTLVEQLVRELAKRGSVGTVKHMPGHDLNPSGTDTRRHMDAGARAVLGVTQSGTAKFIPGTDLGNALDELANSGMDYAVVEGFKDSRLPKIVLGDLELPDEVARLYSAFDLADEVLTNLLDIIDQQLEYHTLDSLITKVRQNSRIAEAGAIGSFTGIVREKTGDVETKSLEFESYEEATGNKISLIENDLKACEGILDVRIHHRVGRIEAGQDIVYIVVAASHRQQLFQALSDAIERVKAEVPIWKKEYTTTGEFWVQDHS; from the coding sequence ATGAAAATCATCTCAGTGACAGGTTACAAAAAATCCGGCAAGACCACCCTGGTTGAACAACTTGTACGGGAACTGGCCAAACGTGGCAGTGTTGGGACGGTAAAACATATGCCTGGTCATGACCTGAACCCCAGTGGCACAGATACACGACGGCACATGGATGCCGGTGCCAGGGCAGTACTGGGTGTAACCCAGTCAGGCACAGCAAAATTCATCCCTGGAACCGACCTTGGGAATGCCCTTGATGAACTGGCCAACAGCGGCATGGACTATGCAGTGGTCGAGGGGTTCAAGGACAGCCGCCTGCCAAAGATCGTACTGGGAGACCTGGAATTGCCGGATGAGGTGGCAAGGCTGTATAGTGCCTTTGACCTGGCAGATGAAGTACTTACAAACCTGCTAGACATTATAGATCAGCAGCTTGAATACCATACCCTGGACTCCCTCATAACAAAAGTGCGGCAGAACTCCAGGATCGCAGAAGCAGGAGCAATCGGAAGTTTTACAGGAATTGTAAGGGAAAAGACAGGGGACGTGGAAACAAAAAGCCTGGAATTCGAATCCTACGAAGAGGCAACTGGCAATAAGATCAGCCTCATCGAAAACGACCTGAAAGCATGTGAAGGCATCCTGGATGTCAGGATACATCACCGCGTGGGCAGGATAGAAGCAGGGCAGGATATCGTATATATCGTAGTTGCAGCCTCGCACAGGCAGCAGCTCTTCCAGGCCCTGTCAGATGCCATAGAGCGGGTGAAGGCAGAGGTTCCCATCTGGAAAAAGGAATACACAACCACAGGCGAGTTCTGGGTGCAGGACCACTCATAA
- a CDS encoding type II toxin-antitoxin system RelE/ParE family toxin, with the protein MKGEKDVYRIRIGDFRVLYRIIPEDDIILFFKLDKRSRVYGQFR; encoded by the coding sequence TTGAAAGGGGAAAAGGATGTTTACAGGATTAGAATTGGAGATTTCAGGGTGCTTTATAGGATAATTCCAGAAGATGACATAATCCTGTTTTTCAAACTGGATAAAAGAAGTAGGGTTTATGGGCAATTTAGATAA
- a CDS encoding ATP-binding protein, whose translation MNRFINRNVEIDFLKKKYNSQGSQFIILYGRRRVGKTELIKQFCKDKNSIYFLADKRGTLLNLETFAEKAADHFNDITPRVENFYDLSKYLVRQVGDEKYIIVIDEFSYFIERDDTIPSVFQVIWDEYLKGKDIMLILCGSSVSMMVESTLAQKSPLYGRRTGQWMLEPLKAYHVSQFHEQIDITKGIEFYSILGGVPLYILKFDPERSAIENIDEHILAKGEFLHEEVETLLKEELKEYYLYISIFEAIAKGRTRLVEISDHSKIQQKDLPKYVGTLMKLELIDKEYPVTEKIGSKKTRYYIKDNFFRFYFRYIYPNKTEIESGNTKKLLKIIENDLNIFVGGEFENIVKDLLKSQYTGVKLPFSFNRIGRQWGKIKGAPKGQNTYEIDIVALNDDTGDIAFIECKWKSLSEKNALDILNDLKGKSGFVLLNNEMQREYFCLVAKRIEGKDALRKKGFMVFDLDDFYAGQDMPGH comes from the coding sequence ATGAACCGGTTTATTAACAGGAACGTAGAAATTGATTTCCTTAAAAAAAAATACAATTCACAAGGGTCGCAATTCATAATCCTCTACGGCAGAAGACGTGTCGGAAAAACCGAATTGATAAAGCAGTTCTGCAAGGACAAAAACTCCATTTATTTCCTTGCTGACAAAAGGGGTACATTACTGAACCTTGAAACGTTCGCAGAGAAAGCAGCAGACCATTTTAACGACATAACACCACGAGTTGAGAACTTCTATGACCTTTCAAAATACCTTGTGCGTCAGGTGGGTGATGAAAAATATATAATTGTCATAGACGAATTTTCATATTTCATAGAACGGGATGATACAATACCATCCGTCTTCCAGGTCATATGGGACGAATACCTGAAGGGTAAAGACATAATGCTTATTCTTTGTGGTTCATCTGTTTCGATGATGGTAGAAAGTACACTCGCACAAAAATCGCCATTATACGGAAGGCGGACAGGCCAGTGGATGCTTGAACCCTTAAAAGCATACCATGTGTCCCAGTTCCATGAACAAATTGATATAACAAAGGGTATTGAATTTTACAGCATCCTTGGCGGGGTGCCGCTATATATACTTAAGTTTGACCCTGAAAGATCAGCAATTGAGAATATAGATGAACATATACTGGCAAAAGGCGAATTCCTGCACGAAGAAGTGGAGACATTATTGAAAGAAGAATTGAAAGAATACTACCTGTATATCTCCATATTCGAAGCCATTGCAAAGGGCAGGACACGGCTTGTTGAAATATCTGATCATTCAAAGATCCAACAAAAAGACCTTCCTAAATATGTGGGAACCCTGATGAAACTTGAACTTATTGACAAAGAATACCCTGTGACTGAAAAGATTGGCAGTAAGAAAACACGGTATTATATCAAAGATAACTTTTTCAGGTTCTATTTTAGGTATATCTACCCTAACAAGACTGAGATTGAATCAGGAAATACCAAAAAATTACTCAAAATTATTGAAAATGATCTTAATATATTTGTAGGTGGTGAATTTGAAAATATCGTGAAAGACCTGTTAAAAAGCCAGTATACAGGTGTTAAATTACCGTTCTCGTTCAACAGGATTGGCAGGCAATGGGGAAAGATAAAAGGTGCTCCAAAGGGGCAGAACACGTATGAGATAGATATAGTTGCCTTAAATGATGATACAGGGGATATCGCTTTTATAGAATGCAAATGGAAGAGTCTCAGTGAGAAAAATGCGCTTGATATCCTTAACGACCTGAAGGGTAAATCTGGTTTTGTCCTGTTGAACAATGAGATGCAAAGGGAGTACTTCTGCCTTGTTGCAAAAAGGATCGAGGGAAAGGATGCACTTAGGAAGAAAGGGTTTATGGTTTTCGATCTGGATGATTTTTATGCAGGTCAGGATATGCCCGGACACTGA
- the glmM gene encoding phosphoglucosamine mutase — translation MTLFGTNGVRGIANSEMTPDMALDLGQSLGTYMHRHSLGSRVAVGRDTRISGNMLKSAAIAGLLSTGLEVVDIDILPTPALQYYVRDNADAGIMITASHNPREYNGLKIVAGDGTEFSRKGEAEVEQIYYAGEFHAAQWNETGGFSIDQTIPRTYMNAIISKVDAGAISTAGLTVVVDPGCGAGCGVTPILLRELGCKVITLNAQPDGTFPGRAPEPTREELGDLMSTVKAAGADLGVAHDGDADRVAFVDEKGEFLDEEDLLAIMAGYMLEEKKGSVVTPVSSSLKVRDVTESMGCELLWTAVGSIDVARKMIETGAVFGGEGNGGLIFPEFQYCRDGAMTAARMLEILASGRKLSELKQGIPEYHNTKKKIHVKDPKQVVEMLLTRDLHKGIGSAGDVEGVGDVKVDRTDGLKLWYQDGWILIRPSGTEPLVRVYAESSTAGRTAELVEYGIKLVEYSTEL, via the coding sequence ATGACATTATTTGGTACCAATGGAGTAAGAGGGATAGCAAATTCTGAAATGACACCCGATATGGCCCTGGACCTGGGACAGAGCCTGGGTACATATATGCACAGGCACAGCCTTGGCAGCAGGGTGGCAGTGGGCAGGGATACCCGCATCTCAGGGAACATGCTTAAGTCAGCTGCAATAGCGGGACTGCTGTCCACGGGCTTGGAAGTGGTGGATATAGATATACTGCCCACACCTGCGCTGCAGTATTATGTACGTGATAACGCAGATGCGGGTATAATGATAACTGCATCCCACAATCCAAGGGAATACAACGGCCTGAAGATAGTGGCAGGTGACGGTACCGAGTTTTCAAGAAAAGGCGAAGCAGAAGTGGAGCAGATATACTATGCCGGTGAGTTCCATGCTGCACAGTGGAATGAGACTGGCGGGTTTTCCATTGACCAGACAATCCCCAGGACATACATGAACGCGATCATTTCAAAGGTGGATGCCGGTGCCATTAGCACAGCAGGTTTGACAGTGGTAGTGGACCCTGGCTGCGGGGCAGGATGCGGAGTGACGCCCATTCTGTTAAGGGAACTGGGGTGTAAGGTTATAACCCTGAATGCCCAGCCAGACGGCACATTTCCCGGCAGGGCACCCGAACCCACAAGAGAGGAACTGGGTGACCTTATGAGTACTGTAAAAGCCGCCGGAGCCGACCTTGGCGTGGCCCATGACGGTGATGCAGACAGGGTGGCATTCGTGGATGAAAAGGGTGAGTTCCTTGACGAGGAAGACCTGCTGGCAATAATGGCCGGGTATATGCTCGAAGAGAAAAAAGGCAGCGTGGTCACCCCTGTAAGTTCTTCGCTGAAGGTGCGGGACGTGACTGAATCAATGGGTTGCGAACTCCTGTGGACAGCGGTCGGCAGCATAGACGTGGCCCGTAAGATGATAGAGACGGGTGCGGTATTCGGTGGTGAGGGCAACGGCGGCCTTATCTTCCCGGAATTCCAGTACTGCCGGGACGGTGCAATGACCGCAGCCAGGATGCTTGAGATACTTGCATCAGGCAGGAAGCTTTCAGAACTTAAACAGGGAATCCCCGAATACCACAATACAAAGAAAAAGATACATGTAAAGGACCCGAAACAGGTAGTTGAAATGCTATTGACCCGGGACCTGCATAAGGGTATTGGAAGTGCCGGAGATGTAGAGGGTGTCGGAGATGTCAAAGTGGACCGCACGGACGGACTCAAATTATGGTATCAGGATGGCTGGATACTGATCAGGCCCAGCGGAACTGAACCGCTGGTCAGGGTATATGCAGAATCCAGCACAGCCGGACGCACAGCCGAACTGGTAGAATATGGTATAAAACTCGTGGAATATAGTACAGAACTGTAG
- a CDS encoding ATP-binding protein, which produces MNESQIIQTLSGWNFWDRQLPTGKPRVYCKTARRYIKSKSNKIVVISGIRRSGKTTLARQTVKTMLDKGLDVKNTLIINFEEPAFAETLNLNLLTKVYESYRNILEPDRTPIIVFDEIQEIPKWEKFVRSLQEKNEAKLIVTGSSSALLSGEFATVLTGRTVEINMHPLSFSEYLAFFDMEFKTKADLILKKNQVLKMLRQYMEFGGFPEIALETDDVLKSEITRKIYDDILFKDIVKRWSIKNIGKLETVSRYYTSNISSPITFNRISKFLNIPVKTVEIYSKYIEKSDLIFFVKRFSFSVKEQENSPRKVYSIDTGIVNSTGFRFRENHGHLMENIVAVHLKIKKFLENPLMDFYYYKDYSQNEVDFVVKDGLKVSQLIQVCYDIENPDTKERELKALIKASRELKCDDLVVITWDYEANEVFKSKNISYTPLWKWLLS; this is translated from the coding sequence ATGAATGAATCGCAGATAATACAGACACTGTCGGGCTGGAATTTCTGGGACAGACAACTACCCACAGGAAAGCCAAGAGTCTATTGCAAAACAGCCCGGAGGTACATAAAATCAAAATCAAACAAAATAGTTGTAATCTCGGGCATAAGGCGTTCAGGAAAGACCACACTTGCAAGACAAACAGTTAAAACCATGCTTGACAAAGGTCTTGATGTAAAAAACACCCTGATAATCAACTTTGAAGAACCCGCATTTGCCGAAACCCTGAACCTTAATCTCTTGACAAAAGTATACGAATCTTACAGGAATATTCTTGAACCAGACAGGACACCGATAATTGTTTTCGATGAAATTCAGGAAATACCCAAGTGGGAGAAGTTTGTAAGAAGCCTGCAGGAAAAAAACGAAGCAAAGCTCATTGTCACAGGTTCTTCATCAGCCCTGCTGAGCGGGGAATTTGCAACAGTGCTGACCGGAAGGACTGTTGAGATAAATATGCACCCCCTTTCTTTTAGTGAATATCTCGCATTTTTTGACATGGAATTCAAGACAAAGGCAGACCTCATACTGAAAAAAAACCAGGTCTTGAAAATGCTCAGGCAGTACATGGAATTCGGCGGCTTTCCCGAAATTGCCCTTGAGACAGATGATGTCCTGAAATCCGAGATTACACGAAAAATCTACGATGACATACTGTTCAAGGACATAGTAAAACGGTGGTCAATAAAAAACATAGGCAAACTTGAAACTGTGAGCAGGTATTACACATCAAACATATCATCACCCATAACGTTCAATAGGATATCTAAATTCCTGAATATTCCAGTAAAAACAGTAGAGATATATTCAAAGTATATTGAAAAATCAGATCTGATATTCTTTGTAAAACGTTTTTCATTTTCAGTTAAGGAACAGGAAAATTCCCCGCGGAAAGTATATTCCATAGACACAGGTATCGTAAACTCAACAGGTTTCAGGTTCCGGGAAAATCATGGTCATTTAATGGAAAATATTGTTGCAGTTCACCTGAAGATAAAGAAATTCCTTGAAAACCCGTTAATGGATTTTTATTATTACAAGGATTACAGCCAGAACGAGGTTGATTTTGTTGTTAAGGACGGCCTCAAAGTCAGCCAGCTTATACAGGTATGCTATGATATTGAAAATCCTGACACTAAAGAGCGCGAACTAAAGGCTCTGATAAAAGCATCCAGGGAATTAAAGTGTGATGATCTTGTCGTAATAACATGGGATTATGAAGCAAATGAAGTATTCAAAAGTAAGAATATTTCATACACCCCTCTCTGGAAGTGGCTGCTGAGTTGA